In Sphingobacteriaceae bacterium, the following are encoded in one genomic region:
- a CDS encoding dehydrogenase E1 component subunit alpha/beta, with translation MITADSPVKFDRKKIKDEVLITLYHNILKPRMIEEKMLLLLRQGKIAKWFSGIGQEAISVGVASALHSDEYILPMHRNLGVFTTRKIPLNRLFSQFQGKPGGFTQGRDRSFHFGTQEYKIIGMISHLGPQMGVADGIALANKIRKDKKVTVVFSGDGGASEGDFHESINTAAVWNLPVIFVVESNGYGLSTPSNEQFKCKSFADKAIGYGIEGISIDGNNVLKVYETISRLAEDIRENPRPVLLECVTFRMRGHEEASGTKYVPKELFEQWGKKDPVNTFEKYLIGEGVLTEDMIDEIRLAFKKEIEDNLEIAFAEKLPAPDTKKELDEMYKPYVLESNTNSGNTSTIRLIDAISQGLNQAMQKHNNLVLMGQDIAEYGGVFKITEGFVEKFGKHRVRNTPLCESAILGAGFGLSINGFKAMVEMQFADFVSEGMTQIVNNLAKSYYRWGQNADVVVRMPTGAGVAAGPFHSQSNEAWFFKTPGLKIAYPAFPSDAKGLLLTAFEDPNPVMFFEHKALYRSITEEVPDDYYTIPFGKARLVKEGSDVSIVTYGLGVHWALEILNEMKDLKADLIDLRTLVPLDKETIYKSVKKTGRVIVLHEDTLTGGIGGEIAALITENCFEYLDAPVMREGSLDTPVPMNADLENNFLPKARFKEKLRQLIIY, from the coding sequence ATGATAACAGCGGATTCTCCTGTAAAATTCGACCGAAAGAAAATAAAGGATGAGGTTTTAATTACACTATATCATAATATTTTAAAACCCCGGATGATAGAAGAAAAAATGCTTCTGTTATTAAGGCAGGGTAAAATTGCAAAATGGTTTAGCGGAATAGGGCAGGAAGCTATTTCTGTAGGTGTGGCTTCAGCTTTGCATAGCGATGAATATATTTTACCCATGCATCGTAATTTGGGCGTTTTCACAACTCGTAAAATTCCGTTAAATCGGTTGTTTTCTCAATTTCAAGGTAAACCCGGGGGATTTACGCAAGGAAGAGATCGTTCTTTTCACTTCGGTACACAAGAGTATAAAATTATTGGCATGATTTCACATTTGGGTCCGCAAATGGGTGTGGCCGATGGTATAGCTTTAGCCAATAAAATTAGAAAAGATAAAAAAGTAACCGTGGTGTTTAGTGGAGACGGAGGAGCTAGTGAGGGTGATTTTCATGAAAGTATAAATACAGCTGCAGTATGGAATTTACCGGTAATATTTGTGGTGGAAAGTAATGGTTATGGCTTAAGTACCCCGTCGAACGAGCAATTTAAGTGTAAATCCTTTGCCGATAAAGCCATTGGATATGGAATAGAAGGTATTTCCATTGATGGAAATAACGTACTGAAGGTGTACGAAACCATTTCGAGATTAGCCGAAGATATTCGCGAAAATCCAAGACCGGTATTATTGGAGTGCGTAACATTTAGAATGCGTGGACATGAAGAGGCCAGCGGAACAAAATATGTGCCCAAAGAATTATTTGAGCAATGGGGTAAAAAAGATCCGGTGAATACATTTGAAAAATATTTGATTGGAGAAGGAGTATTAACCGAGGATATGATAGATGAAATTCGATTAGCCTTTAAAAAAGAAATTGAAGATAATTTAGAAATAGCCTTCGCCGAAAAATTACCCGCACCCGATACTAAAAAGGAATTGGATGAAATGTATAAACCCTATGTATTGGAATCAAATACTAACTCCGGTAATACCAGTACTATCCGGTTGATTGATGCGATTAGTCAAGGATTAAATCAGGCCATGCAAAAACACAATAATTTGGTTTTAATGGGACAAGACATAGCGGAGTATGGTGGAGTATTTAAAATTACCGAAGGTTTTGTAGAAAAATTCGGAAAGCACAGAGTAAGAAATACGCCCTTATGTGAAAGTGCCATTTTAGGAGCCGGATTTGGCTTATCCATAAACGGATTTAAGGCCATGGTTGAAATGCAATTTGCTGATTTTGTAAGTGAAGGCATGACGCAAATTGTAAATAATTTAGCTAAAAGTTATTACCGTTGGGGACAAAACGCAGATGTAGTAGTAAGAATGCCAACAGGAGCTGGTGTAGCAGCAGGACCTTTTCACAGTCAGAGTAATGAGGCTTGGTTTTTTAAAACACCCGGATTAAAAATTGCTTATCCTGCATTTCCTTCCGATGCCAAAGGACTTTTACTAACGGCCTTTGAAGACCCGAATCCGGTTATGTTTTTTGAACATAAAGCTTTATATCGAAGTATAACGGAAGAAGTGCCGGATGATTATTATACCATTCCCTTTGGTAAAGCCAGATTAGTGAAAGAAGGAAGCGATGTGAGTATTGTGACCTATGGATTGGGTGTACATTGGGCTTTGGAGATATTGAATGAAATGAAGGATTTAAAAGCCGATTTGATTGACTTAAGGACCTTAGTTCCCTTGGATAAAGAAACCATTTACAAGTCCGTTAAAAAAACGGGAAGAGTAATTGTATTGCATGAAGATACTT
- a CDS encoding beta-lactamase family protein codes for MRKLFLLIGLLTCLQINGQELKVVSNIVDSIRLHYNDTNYAALYNLLNSDFKKNFSYTDHHTFYRENILKSMGKLKYAKYLQNKMGSECYLMYFENGNLELSLFVDSKLKIAGLQWLPYKPEKINHLTKKTSYKSDSKKTSPLDLKVDSLVHDYMLGGASCGLSIGIYQNGKIYYKNYGEISRNAGKLPDSSSIFEIGSITKTFTGLLLAKAVKEKKINLNDDIRKFLPKGYENLQYKNKAILVEHLANHTSGLASVPSNISTLSNYDSLNPYQHYSKKHILEYLKTVIPDTFPGAKNNYSNLGMAVLGIILEEVNQQSYAEQIGALTSEMKLTSTAIELSEELKTKLTKGYNYLGDETPYWNLNGFEAAGAIKSNSSDMMKYLLFNLKEGAEYIRLSHELTWGDVNYGIGLGWHVIKTKYAHKLIWHNGGTYGYASFCGFIKEKDCAVIILSNSGINVDAIGIGIFKYLQSN; via the coding sequence ATGAGAAAATTATTTTTACTGATAGGACTGCTTACCTGCCTACAAATTAATGGGCAAGAGCTTAAGGTAGTTTCTAATATTGTTGACTCAATACGATTGCATTATAATGATACCAATTACGCTGCTTTATACAACTTATTGAATTCCGACTTTAAAAAGAATTTTTCCTATACCGACCACCATACTTTTTATAGGGAGAATATATTGAAAAGTATGGGAAAACTTAAATATGCTAAATACCTGCAGAACAAAATGGGGTCGGAATGTTATTTGATGTATTTCGAAAACGGAAATTTGGAGTTAAGCTTGTTTGTAGATTCAAAACTTAAAATTGCCGGACTCCAATGGCTGCCTTATAAACCCGAAAAAATAAATCACCTCACCAAAAAAACAAGTTATAAAAGCGATTCAAAAAAAACTAGTCCTTTAGATTTAAAGGTGGATAGCTTAGTGCATGATTATATGCTTGGAGGAGCGAGCTGCGGACTGAGTATTGGCATTTATCAAAACGGAAAAATTTATTATAAAAATTACGGGGAAATAAGTAGAAATGCCGGGAAATTACCCGATAGCAGTTCTATTTTTGAAATTGGAAGCATTACCAAAACGTTTACCGGGCTTTTATTAGCCAAAGCGGTGAAAGAAAAAAAAATAAATTTGAATGATGATATCCGAAAATTTTTACCGAAGGGCTATGAAAATTTACAATACAAAAACAAAGCTATTTTAGTTGAACATTTGGCCAATCACACTTCCGGCTTAGCTTCGGTTCCGAGCAACATCAGTACCCTAAGTAATTATGATTCCCTAAATCCATACCAACATTATTCTAAAAAACATATTTTAGAATATTTAAAAACGGTGATACCGGATACTTTTCCCGGTGCAAAAAATAATTATAGTAATTTGGGTATGGCGGTGTTGGGAATAATTTTGGAAGAAGTAAATCAACAATCCTATGCTGAACAAATTGGGGCTTTGACATCCGAAATGAAATTAACTTCTACTGCTATTGAATTAAGTGAAGAACTTAAAACAAAGTTGACCAAAGGTTATAATTATTTAGGAGATGAAACCCCTTATTGGAATTTAAACGGATTTGAAGCGGCCGGGGCAATAAAATCAAATAGCAGTGACATGATGAAATATTTACTATTTAATTTAAAAGAAGGTGCCGAATATATTCGCCTCAGTCATGAATTAACCTGGGGTGATGTAAATTACGGTATTGGTTTAGGCTGGCATGTCATTAAAACAAAATATGCTCATAAATTAATTTGGCACAATGGCGGAACCTATGGCTATGCCAGTTTTTGCGGATTTATAAAAGAAAAAGATTGTGCCGTAATAATTTTAAGTAATAGCGGAATAAATGTAGATGCAATAGGAATAGGGATTTTTAAATATTTGCAGAGTAATTAA
- a CDS encoding T9SS type A sorting domain-containing protein, giving the protein MLSNLIKIFIFTFAYFFVQTCFGQITFSNYYHAGLNNKSYANQIEVFDEDTTYLMYAPWQDQTSQQGLRLLKLNKNGNVAFDNKFMFGNNNFATYLNNRLAVKTSSYSSLAIGDTYYGNDRGLIFCKVNNKLADTIHTIKYCDYTYSYGLGNRFLKGGNQVWYIGNKFKENDNSFIGRPTIFKVDTNGNYLGQLEIVSLMNFGPTASCYDSILKQIYIGGSDYTIPQNPQNRIVCIDTLGNVIWNKLIVDIIGFKQIIKKNNYLVISGFKFTETILGIHQYKIVLLKLDCTNNGNIIWQKTYASQSIVAGLSAIVINNDESIVASGTFKYPSVMIGAINHDGVILKTNSNGDSLWMKTYGAYSLSTLETFYDIKKVPDGGYIMCGSPDYLNDCQSWVVKTDSLGIAPGISTNLKQNSTISSEGLMLSPNPANNILQLTFNSTFLWGANYQVKIFNSLGQLVLEEEIILDSEKAKINTESLMEGIYFLHFDKLYNQSMVKKFIIAR; this is encoded by the coding sequence TTGTTAAGTAATTTAATTAAAATATTCATCTTTACCTTCGCGTACTTTTTTGTACAAACTTGCTTTGGTCAAATTACCTTTAGTAATTATTATCATGCGGGTTTAAACAATAAATCATACGCAAATCAAATTGAAGTTTTTGATGAAGATACCACCTATTTAATGTATGCACCCTGGCAAGATCAAACAAGCCAACAAGGTTTAAGACTTTTAAAATTAAATAAAAATGGCAATGTAGCTTTCGATAACAAATTCATGTTTGGTAACAATAATTTTGCTACGTATTTAAATAATCGTTTAGCAGTAAAAACCAGCAGTTACTCTTCATTAGCCATAGGTGATACATATTATGGTAATGATAGAGGCTTAATATTTTGCAAAGTAAACAACAAGCTTGCGGACACCATTCATACCATTAAGTATTGTGATTATACTTATTCTTATGGTTTGGGAAACAGGTTTTTAAAAGGGGGGAATCAAGTTTGGTATATCGGAAATAAATTTAAAGAGAATGATAATTCTTTTATTGGGCGGCCAACAATATTTAAAGTAGACACAAATGGAAATTACTTAGGTCAATTAGAAATCGTTTCTTTAATGAATTTTGGTCCAACTGCTTCTTGTTATGATAGTATCTTAAAGCAAATTTATATTGGCGGTTCTGATTATACAATCCCACAAAATCCTCAGAATCGAATAGTGTGTATTGACACTCTGGGTAATGTTATCTGGAATAAATTGATAGTTGATATTATTGGATTTAAACAAATAATAAAGAAAAATAATTATTTAGTAATATCCGGGTTTAAATTTACCGAAACAATTTTAGGAATACACCAATATAAAATTGTTTTATTAAAATTAGATTGCACCAATAATGGAAATATTATTTGGCAAAAAACTTATGCAAGTCAAAGTATTGTTGCCGGATTATCAGCAATTGTAATTAATAATGATGAAAGTATAGTTGCTTCCGGTACTTTTAAATATCCATCCGTAATGATAGGAGCCATAAACCATGATGGGGTTATTTTAAAAACAAATAGCAATGGTGATAGCTTGTGGATGAAAACTTATGGTGCTTATAGTTTAAGTACTTTGGAGACATTCTATGATATTAAAAAAGTGCCGGATGGTGGTTATATCATGTGCGGCTCACCGGATTACCTCAATGATTGCCAAAGCTGGGTGGTAAAAACAGATAGTTTAGGAATAGCCCCGGGCATATCAACTAATTTAAAGCAGAATAGCACTATTTCATCTGAAGGTTTAATGCTCAGTCCCAATCCGGCAAATAATATTTTACAATTAACCTTCAATTCAACCTTTTTATGGGGTGCAAATTATCAAGTAAAAATATTCAATAGCTTAGGACAACTGGTTTTAGAAGAAGAAATTATATTGGATAGCGAAAAGGCTAAAATTAATACTGAAAGTTTAATGGAAGGAATTTATTTTTTGCATTTTGATAAATTGTATAATCAAAGTATGGTCAAAAAATTTATTATTGCCCGTTAA
- a CDS encoding fused MFS/spermidine synthase: MQKRYLILSFIEGAAVMAAELCGAKLLAPVFGSSLYVWSAVMGVTLGALATGYFYGGKLSLKKENLNSVLFKVLLLAAIFILLMPLCESYLLNYLSSFPFTLAVVLSSFVILFLPVFLLGASSPLFIALQTKTQNDSGQVSGTIYAISTFGGIIATFLCGFYLIPQWGLTITLINFGSLLFIAALLLLKIFKVAYLFIFFGLFFLNLKHFYTAEDILYSSESIMGKVEIKDVKRAEGNVRLLLVNKIVQSEMSLLTQKSVSDYIKLLDAVIINEKAPKRALVLGLGAGLTSNLLVQKGYHVTAVEFDARIIEVAENYFELNKKVRTVCDDARHFINQSDERYDLVLFDVFKSEELPDHVITQESLAKLKHLLYPNAQVFVNWHGYLKGEIGKGTSVVYNTLKTSFSEVFLNSTSLVEDSRNIVFTAFNPQSLYSNSYVDTNFVPFLFPTQEINTDDRPVLQKANALAGKRWRALYLLASI; the protein is encoded by the coding sequence TTGCAAAAAAGATATCTTATACTCAGCTTTATCGAAGGTGCGGCTGTAATGGCAGCTGAACTTTGTGGTGCTAAATTACTGGCTCCTGTATTTGGCAGTAGCTTATATGTTTGGTCGGCTGTAATGGGTGTTACTTTAGGCGCTTTAGCTACCGGTTATTTTTATGGCGGAAAACTCTCCCTCAAAAAAGAAAACTTAAATTCCGTTTTATTCAAAGTATTGCTTTTGGCCGCTATATTCATTTTACTTATGCCGCTTTGCGAAAGTTATTTGCTCAATTATCTTTCTTCTTTTCCTTTTACACTGGCCGTTGTTCTTTCCTCCTTCGTCATTCTTTTTTTACCGGTATTTCTGCTTGGCGCTTCTTCGCCTTTGTTTATTGCCTTGCAAACTAAAACGCAAAACGATTCGGGTCAAGTAAGTGGCACAATTTATGCTATATCTACTTTTGGTGGAATAATCGCAACATTTTTATGCGGATTTTATTTAATTCCGCAATGGGGCTTAACCATCACCTTAATCAATTTCGGTTCTTTGTTATTTATTGCAGCTCTTTTATTGCTCAAAATTTTTAAGGTAGCTTACCTTTTTATTTTTTTCGGATTATTTTTTCTAAACCTTAAACATTTTTATACGGCTGAAGATATTCTTTATTCCAGCGAAAGTATAATGGGTAAAGTAGAAATTAAAGATGTGAAAAGAGCAGAAGGAAATGTGCGGTTACTACTGGTGAATAAAATTGTGCAAAGCGAAATGAGTTTGCTCACTCAAAAATCGGTTTCCGATTATATTAAATTATTAGATGCGGTTATTATTAACGAAAAGGCTCCTAAAAGAGCCTTAGTATTGGGATTAGGTGCAGGACTAACTTCCAATTTGCTCGTTCAAAAAGGTTATCACGTAACTGCAGTTGAGTTTGATGCACGAATAATTGAAGTGGCCGAAAATTATTTTGAATTAAACAAAAAGGTAAGAACCGTGTGCGACGATGCACGCCACTTTATCAATCAATCTGATGAACGATATGATTTGGTTTTATTTGATGTTTTTAAATCGGAAGAATTACCCGATCATGTAATTACTCAAGAAAGTTTAGCGAAACTTAAACATCTGTTATATCCCAATGCACAAGTTTTTGTAAACTGGCACGGCTATTTAAAAGGAGAAATAGGTAAGGGCACCAGTGTGGTATACAATACTTTAAAAACTTCGTTTTCTGAAGTCTTTTTAAATTCAACTTCGCTGGTTGAAGATTCCAGAAATATCGTGTTTACCGCTTTTAATCCTCAGAGTTTATATTCCAATTCATATGTGGATACAAATTTTGTTCCCTTTTTATTTCCTACTCAAGAAATTAATACCGACGACAGGCCCGTACTGCAAAAAGCCAACGCATTAGCCGGTAAAAGATGGAGGGCTTTGTATTTGCTGGCAAGTATTTAA
- a CDS encoding sulfite exporter TauE/SafE family protein: protein MDFVLLASTSLIASFLTFFSGFGLGTILLPVFAIYYPIEIAVALTAAVHLLNNIFKLGLVSKNINWKLVFTFGIPSGLAAFLGAYILKNFSGNGAIFEYVLANKVYQISSGGIIIGFLIIAFSIIELIPKFSTLSFHKKYLVAGGFISGFFGGLSGHQGAIRTAFLLRLNLDKKMFIATGVMIACLVDVARISLYSKFENLNNGNINYALLSTCVLSAWIGAFIGNKLFTKTSITFFKWFVGLFMMAMGILIALGIVN, encoded by the coding sequence ATGGATTTTGTTTTATTAGCCTCAACATCCCTTATCGCTTCATTTCTTACTTTTTTTTCTGGTTTTGGCTTAGGTACCATCTTACTTCCTGTTTTCGCCATTTATTATCCCATCGAAATTGCAGTTGCACTTACAGCCGCCGTTCACTTGCTCAATAATATTTTTAAACTGGGCTTAGTTTCCAAAAATATTAATTGGAAACTGGTATTTACATTCGGTATTCCCTCCGGTCTCGCTGCTTTTTTAGGAGCTTACATTTTAAAAAACTTTTCTGGCAATGGCGCAATTTTCGAATATGTTTTAGCAAACAAAGTATATCAAATTTCATCCGGTGGAATAATAATCGGTTTTTTAATCATCGCTTTCTCCATTATCGAATTAATTCCTAAATTTTCTACGCTATCCTTCCATAAAAAATATCTGGTAGCCGGCGGATTTATAAGTGGATTTTTTGGGGGACTAAGCGGTCATCAAGGTGCTATCCGAACGGCCTTCCTACTTCGTTTAAACTTGGATAAAAAAATGTTTATTGCCACCGGCGTAATGATTGCCTGTTTGGTGGATGTAGCTCGAATCAGTTTGTATTCCAAGTTTGAAAATCTCAATAACGGCAATATAAATTATGCATTACTCTCCACTTGTGTATTATCTGCATGGATCGGTGCTTTTATCGGCAATAAATTATTTACCAAAACAAGCATTACATTTTTTAAATGGTTTGTAGGTTTATTCATGATGGCAATGGGTATTTTAATTGCCCTTGGTATTGTTAATTAG
- a CDS encoding ATPase, with protein sequence MYTLIADSGSTKTDWILLNGSNVVKQIKTMGFNPYFQTKEQICLELLSNLKPYLQEFIARVDVLHYYGAGCSTLENCLLIEDCLSITLNLKKINVSHDLLAAARALCKKEKGIACILGTGSNSCLFNGKHIIENVPSVGYLWGDYGSGAQIGKYFVQDYFEGKIPLELSVAFEAEGYEREEILNHVYKGTMPSRYLANISHFAFKHILHPYIHNLLVRCFNSFFEHQISKYTKSKEHKVNTVGSIGFVYKDVFKEVAEKYGYKIGNVIKSPLEGLIEYHSS encoded by the coding sequence ATGTATACCTTAATTGCCGATAGCGGATCAACAAAAACAGATTGGATTTTGCTCAACGGTTCAAATGTAGTAAAGCAAATTAAAACCATGGGGTTTAATCCTTATTTTCAAACGAAGGAACAAATTTGCCTTGAATTACTGAGTAATTTAAAACCCTATTTACAGGAGTTTATTGCAAGGGTTGATGTATTGCATTACTACGGTGCGGGTTGCTCTACACTCGAAAATTGTTTGTTGATTGAAGATTGTTTATCCATTACCTTAAATCTCAAAAAAATTAATGTTTCACACGATTTGTTAGCCGCAGCACGCGCACTTTGTAAAAAGGAAAAAGGAATAGCCTGCATATTAGGAACTGGTAGCAATAGTTGTCTGTTTAACGGTAAACACATTATTGAAAATGTTCCTTCTGTTGGTTATCTGTGGGGCGATTACGGAAGCGGAGCGCAAATAGGAAAGTATTTTGTACAAGATTATTTCGAAGGAAAAATTCCACTCGAATTATCGGTAGCTTTTGAAGCGGAGGGATATGAGCGTGAAGAAATTTTAAATCACGTTTATAAAGGCACCATGCCCAGCCGTTATTTAGCCAACATCAGTCATTTTGCTTTTAAACACATTTTACACCCTTATATTCATAATTTACTGGTAAGATGTTTTAATAGCTTTTTCGAACATCAAATCAGTAAATACACCAAGAGTAAAGAACATAAAGTAAACACGGTAGGCTCCATTGGTTTTGTTTATAAAGATGTTTTTAAAGAGGTGGCCGAAAAATACGGTTATAAAATCGGAAACGTTATTAAATCTCCGCTCGAAGGTTTAATAGAATATCACTCATCATAA
- a CDS encoding 30S ribosomal protein S16, producing MAVKIRLQRFGKKDAAFFHVVVSDGRAPRDGKFIEKLGVYNPNTNPATIDINFDSTLNWIMKGAQPTDTCRAILAYKGVMMKKHLLGGVKKGAFTEAQAEEKFAKWLSEKDSKITGKKDNLSSAATKKASDKLKAETAKKEAKAAKIAAKASVQSTENTAAAEDNATPTEENNG from the coding sequence ATGGCAGTAAAGATTAGACTACAAAGATTCGGTAAGAAGGATGCAGCCTTCTTTCACGTAGTAGTTTCCGACGGTCGTGCACCGCGTGATGGAAAATTCATAGAGAAACTAGGGGTGTATAACCCAAACACAAACCCTGCAACTATTGATATTAATTTCGATTCAACTTTGAATTGGATTATGAAAGGTGCTCAGCCTACTGACACTTGCAGAGCAATACTTGCTTACAAAGGGGTAATGATGAAAAAACACTTATTGGGTGGCGTTAAAAAAGGCGCATTTACTGAAGCTCAGGCGGAAGAAAAATTTGCTAAATGGTTGAGTGAGAAAGATTCAAAAATCACAGGTAAGAAAGATAATTTAAGCAGCGCCGCTACTAAAAAAGCAAGTGATAAGTTAAAAGCCGAAACTGCAAAGAAAGAAGCTAAAGCCGCAAAAATAGCTGCTAAGGCTAGTGTTCAAAGTACCGAAAATACGGCAGCAGCTGAAGATAACGCAACTCCAACTGAAGAAAACAACGGTTAA
- a CDS encoding universal stress protein — protein sequence MQVKERGIILIPIDFTKQSLLAVKQSYNLAKYTHSKLVLLHVYEKTGEESYEALNTLTKQTEKESGVPTEFMNVKGDIYEEVDRVAEEIKATLIIAGLESHMRFRNIIGSSASKLIRKAPCPVITIRGNEHRDGIENILLPLDLSDETREKTDAAIQFAQYFGASVRILGVFDPKDAAYENKLLSYCHQVKQFIKAKGISCTNKTIPADHVAETVVEYANKIEADLIMIMNKPHLGLTDLFGGTDTQKIVDISNIPVMTIQPIKRESVTHFGTGL from the coding sequence ATGCAAGTTAAAGAACGCGGTATCATTCTGATTCCCATAGATTTCACCAAACAATCCTTATTAGCTGTAAAGCAATCTTATAATTTGGCCAAATACACACACTCCAAACTTGTGCTTTTGCATGTGTATGAAAAAACAGGAGAAGAGAGTTACGAAGCGCTGAATACGTTAACCAAACAAACCGAAAAAGAAAGCGGTGTGCCTACCGAGTTTATGAATGTTAAGGGTGATATTTATGAAGAAGTTGATCGGGTTGCAGAAGAAATAAAAGCTACATTAATTATAGCCGGACTTGAAAGTCATATGCGTTTCAGAAACATCATTGGTTCTAGTGCTAGCAAACTAATTAGAAAAGCTCCTTGTCCGGTTATCACCATTCGTGGAAATGAACATCGTGATGGTATTGAAAATATTCTACTTCCATTAGATTTGAGTGATGAAACGCGCGAAAAAACAGATGCGGCCATTCAATTTGCGCAGTATTTTGGAGCAAGCGTTCGTATTTTAGGTGTATTTGATCCTAAAGATGCGGCCTATGAAAACAAATTACTATCCTACTGTCATCAGGTTAAACAGTTTATAAAAGCCAAGGGAATTTCTTGTACCAATAAAACAATTCCCGCCGACCATGTTGCAGAAACCGTTGTAGAGTATGCCAATAAAATTGAGGCGGATTTGATTATGATCATGAATAAACCGCATTTGGGATTAACCGATTTATTTGGCGGAACCGATACCCAAAAAATTGTGGATATCAGTAATATTCCGGTAATGACTATACAGCCTATCAAACGTGAAAGTGTAACACACTTTGGCACCGGATTGTAA
- a CDS encoding GNAT family N-acetyltransferase has translation MLIRRIEKKDNLILSDLIKSVFREFNIAMPGTVYYDPSTDLLFEHFQNKKAILLIAEEHHEIVGACGIYPTDGLEADCAELVKFYLSPQGRNKGIGKRLLQACLKWSKENGYNKIYLECFPELETAIEIYKKYGWKSLDKPLGNSGHHACSVWMIKELD, from the coding sequence ATGTTAATCAGAAGAATTGAGAAAAAAGATAATTTAATTCTTTCTGATTTAATCAAATCCGTTTTCAGAGAATTCAATATTGCCATGCCGGGCACCGTTTATTACGACCCTAGCACCGATTTATTATTTGAGCATTTTCAAAACAAAAAGGCAATACTATTAATTGCAGAAGAACATCATGAGATAGTTGGTGCATGTGGCATTTACCCTACTGATGGACTTGAAGCAGATTGCGCCGAGTTAGTTAAATTTTACCTATCACCGCAAGGAAGAAATAAAGGAATAGGAAAACGGCTTTTGCAAGCATGTTTAAAATGGTCGAAAGAAAACGGCTATAATAAAATTTATTTGGAGTGTTTTCCTGAATTAGAAACGGCCATTGAAATTTACAAAAAATACGGTTGGAAAAGCCTGGATAAACCGCTGGGTAATTCCGGACATCATGCCTGTTCAGTATGGATGATAAAGGAGCTTGATTAA